In Pygocentrus nattereri isolate fPygNat1 chromosome 26, fPygNat1.pri, whole genome shotgun sequence, one genomic interval encodes:
- the zmynd10 gene encoding zinc finger MYND domain-containing protein 10, with the protein MDSVLLHVEAEGYIQSLEKISLREIGSPKWFRQHEYIEKLNMQAILNASANQEEFVKDLFVSHGKIPTLVHGMILIEIWKQKVFPILCQLQDFSPKSTFPLYMVIHHEATIINLLETIMYHKESCEAAEDAVLDLVDYCHRKLTLLVGQCARGENPTHDRLSHSGLSDMNSIQDLRNQSSMLEFEISLKALSVLRYITDHVESLSLSVLSRMLNTHNLPCVLVQLVGQCPWSRKNRGKLEKYEEGKWREIPAEDRLKMTKLDGQVWISLLNLLLKPDCQRKYDFNNFNKNQLLKLRGFLTEVVIDQLPNLADLQRFLSHLTVTEPAPPKKELILEQLPEIWNGIIAENSGKWKAIAKHQVQKVFNPSESELRKQANWLAETYNLDVIESLIPDKPKCGTCGAEGVKRCSRCQGEWYCNRECQVKHWPKHKLACQLMAEATEKLQKELNIKT; encoded by the exons ATGGATTCAGTGCTTTTACATGTAGAAGCTGAAGGTTACATCCAGAGTTTGGAAAAAATATCACTGCGGGAAATCGGGAGTCCTAA GTGGTTTCGCCAACATGAGTATATTGAGAAGCTCAACATGCAAGCTATTCTTAATGCCAGTGCTAATCAAGAGGAGTTCGTCAAAGACCTTTTTGTGTCACATGGGAAG ATACCCACGCTGGTTCATGGAATGATACTCATTGAAATTTGGAAACAGAAAGTGTTCCCTATTCTGTGCCAACTTCAGGACTTTAGCCCCAAGAGTACCTTCCCGCTGTACATGGTG ATTCACCATGAGGCTACAATCATAAATCTCCTGGAGACAATCATGTACCATAAG GAATCCTGTGAGGCAGCTGAAGATGCTGTTTTGGACCTGGTGGATTACTGCCATCGTAAACTCACTTTGCTAGTGGGGCAGTGTGCCCGTGGAGAAAACCCCACTCATGACAGACTCTCTCATTCAGGACTCTCAGATATGAACTCCATACAG GATCTACGCAACCAGAGTAGCATGTTAGAGTTTGAAATCTCCCTCAAGGCTCTGTCTGTGCTTCGCTACATTACTGATCATGTGGAGAG TTTGAGTCTGAGTGTGCTCTCAAGGATGCTGAACACTCATAACTTGCCTTGTGTGCTGGTTCAGCTTGTGGGACAGTGTCCCTGGAGCCGCAAAAACAGAG GTAAGCTGGAGAAGTATGAGGAGGGGAAATGGAGAGAGATTCCTGCTGAAGACCGACTAAAGATGACCAAACTGGACGGCCAGGTGTGGATTTCTCTCCTCAACCTGCTGCTTAAACCAGACTGCCAGAGGAAATATGACTTCAATAACTTCAACAAAAACCAGCTCTTAAAG CTGCGTGGATTTTTGACGGAAGTTGTAATAGATCAGCTGCCGAATCTTGCTGATCTTCAGCGTTTCCTTAGCCATCTCACTGTAACCGAACCTGCGCCACCAAAGAAAGAACTCATCCTTGAGCAG CTTCCAGAAATTTGGAATGGAATTATCGCAGAGAATTCTGGGAAGTGGAAGGCCATAGCCAAGCACCAAGTGCAGAAGGTGTTTAACCCATCTGAAAGTGAACTAAGAAAACAGGCAAACTG GTTGGCTGAGACGTATAATCTTGATGTGATAGAGAGTCTCATTCCAGATAAACCAAAATGTGGCACATGTGGAGCGGAGGGGGTTAAGCGCTGCTCCCGCTGCCAGGGGGAGTGGTACTGCAACAG GGAGTGTCAGGTGAAGCACTGGCCCAAGCACAAACTTGCATGCCAGCTGATGGCAGAAGCCACTGAGAAACTACAAAAGGAGCTCAACATCAAGACTTGA
- the nprl2 gene encoding GATOR complex protein NPRL2 isoform X1, whose translation MGSSRRIECIFFSEFHPTLGPKITYQVPEEYISRELFDTVQVYIITKPELQNKLITVTAMDKKLIGCPVCIEHKKYSRNALLFNLGLVCDATTKTCALEPIVKKLSGYLTTLELESGFISNEESKQKLLPIMSTLLEELNATGACTLPIDESNTIHLKLIEQRKDPMIVQEYDVPVFTQNKDHFIKSQWDLTTQQILPYIDGYRHIQKISAEADVELNLVRIAIQNLLYYGVVTLVSIFQYSNVYCTTPKVQSLIDDKSIQEECLHYINKPGQRASLRDVFQLYCGLTPGTTVRDLCSRYSQQLQRVDERKLIQFGLMKGLIRRLQKYPVKVVRDERSRPPRLFTGCHSYDEICCKTGMSYKELDERLENDPNIIICWK comes from the exons ATGGGGTCGAGCAGGCGCATTGAATGTATATTTTTCAGTGAATTTCACCCAACTTTAGGGCCAAAGATCACATATCAG GTTCCTGAGGAATATATTTCAAGGGAGTTGTTCGATACTGTGCAGGTCTACATCATCACCAAACCTGAACTCCAGAACAAGCTCATTACAGT GACTGCGATGGATAAGAAACTCATTGGCTGCCCGGTGTGCATAGAGCATAAGAAATACAGTCGAAATGCTTTACTCTTCAACTTAGGTCTTGTTTGTGATGCTACAACTAAGACATGCGCCCTAGAGCCCATCGTCAAGAAATTATCAGGGTACCTGACAACACTGGAG CTTGAGAGCGGCTTCATCTCAAATGAAGAGAGCAAGCAGAAGCTCCTGCCCATAATGTCTACATTACTGGAGGAGCTCAATGCAACGGGGGCCTGCACCTTACCTATTG ATGAGTCCAACACAATTCACTTGAAGCTGATTGAACAGAGGAAAGATCCCATGATCGTTCAGGAATATGATGTGCCGGTCTTCACCCAGAACAAAGACCACTTCATCAAGTCCCAGTGGGATCTCACCACCCAACAG ATCCTGCCCTACATTGATGGGTATCGACACATACAGAAGATCTCTGCCGAAGCTGACGTTGAGCTGAATTTGGTACGAATCGCCATTCAGAACTTACT GTATTATGGAGTTGTAACACTAGTGTCAATATTTCAG TACTCCAATGTTTATTGCACAACACCTAAAGTCCAGAGCCTAATAGATGACAAATCTATTCAAGAAGAATGCCTTCACTACATCAATAAACCAG GACAGAGAGCCAGTCTCAGGGATGTATTTCAGCTATATTGTGGTTTGACTCCTGGAACTACAGTGCGTGATCTGTGCTCTCGTTACTCCCAGCAGCTACAGAGAGTGGATGAGAG GAAGTTGATCCAGTTTGGTTTGATGAAGGGCCTGATTCGCCGACTTCAGAAGTATCCAGTTAAAGTTGTTCGAGATGAAAGAAGCCGTCCTCCCAGACTCTTTACTGGTTGCCATAGTTATGATGAGATCTGCTGCAAGACTG GAATGAGTTACAAGGAACTGGATGAGCGCTTAGAAAATGATCCCAACATTATCATCTGCTGGAAGTGA
- the nprl2 gene encoding GATOR complex protein NPRL2 isoform X2 — MDKKLIGCPVCIEHKKYSRNALLFNLGLVCDATTKTCALEPIVKKLSGYLTTLELESGFISNEESKQKLLPIMSTLLEELNATGACTLPIDESNTIHLKLIEQRKDPMIVQEYDVPVFTQNKDHFIKSQWDLTTQQILPYIDGYRHIQKISAEADVELNLVRIAIQNLLYYGVVTLVSIFQYSNVYCTTPKVQSLIDDKSIQEECLHYINKPGQRASLRDVFQLYCGLTPGTTVRDLCSRYSQQLQRVDERKLIQFGLMKGLIRRLQKYPVKVVRDERSRPPRLFTGCHSYDEICCKTGMSYKELDERLENDPNIIICWK; from the exons ATGGATAAGAAACTCATTGGCTGCCCGGTGTGCATAGAGCATAAGAAATACAGTCGAAATGCTTTACTCTTCAACTTAGGTCTTGTTTGTGATGCTACAACTAAGACATGCGCCCTAGAGCCCATCGTCAAGAAATTATCAGGGTACCTGACAACACTGGAG CTTGAGAGCGGCTTCATCTCAAATGAAGAGAGCAAGCAGAAGCTCCTGCCCATAATGTCTACATTACTGGAGGAGCTCAATGCAACGGGGGCCTGCACCTTACCTATTG ATGAGTCCAACACAATTCACTTGAAGCTGATTGAACAGAGGAAAGATCCCATGATCGTTCAGGAATATGATGTGCCGGTCTTCACCCAGAACAAAGACCACTTCATCAAGTCCCAGTGGGATCTCACCACCCAACAG ATCCTGCCCTACATTGATGGGTATCGACACATACAGAAGATCTCTGCCGAAGCTGACGTTGAGCTGAATTTGGTACGAATCGCCATTCAGAACTTACT GTATTATGGAGTTGTAACACTAGTGTCAATATTTCAG TACTCCAATGTTTATTGCACAACACCTAAAGTCCAGAGCCTAATAGATGACAAATCTATTCAAGAAGAATGCCTTCACTACATCAATAAACCAG GACAGAGAGCCAGTCTCAGGGATGTATTTCAGCTATATTGTGGTTTGACTCCTGGAACTACAGTGCGTGATCTGTGCTCTCGTTACTCCCAGCAGCTACAGAGAGTGGATGAGAG GAAGTTGATCCAGTTTGGTTTGATGAAGGGCCTGATTCGCCGACTTCAGAAGTATCCAGTTAAAGTTGTTCGAGATGAAAGAAGCCGTCCTCCCAGACTCTTTACTGGTTGCCATAGTTATGATGAGATCTGCTGCAAGACTG GAATGAGTTACAAGGAACTGGATGAGCGCTTAGAAAATGATCCCAACATTATCATCTGCTGGAAGTGA